From Daucus carota subsp. sativus chromosome 6, DH1 v3.0, whole genome shotgun sequence, the proteins below share one genomic window:
- the LOC108224623 gene encoding type III polyketide synthase B, whose amino-acid sequence MVSAEIMQESKRANPGKATILALGKAFPHQLVMQEFLVDGYFRNTNCDDPELKRKLTRLCKTTTVKTRYVVMSDEILENYPELALEGVPTITQRLDICNKAVTQMAIEASQDCIKKWGRPVSDITHLVYVSSSEARLPGGDIYLAKGIGLKPETNRVMLYFAGCSGGVAGLRVAKDIAENNPGSRVLLATSETTIIGFKPPNVNRPYDLVGVALFGDGAGAMMIGADAIPWVERPLFELHTAIQHFLPDTEKIIDGRLTEEGISFTLARELPQIIEDNIGDFCNKLMKVAGNGERDYNNMFWAVHPGGPAILNRLEKKLDLSPDKLNASRRALEDYGNASSNTIVYVMEYMMEENLKVKKEGEADTEWGLILAFGPGVTFEGILTRNLSV is encoded by the exons ATGGTGAGTGCAGAGATAATGCAAGAATCAAAGAGGGCCAACCCTGGAAAAGCTACCATTTTGGCTCTTGGCAAAGCATTTCCACACCAGCTTGTTATGCAAGAGTTTCTTGTCGATGGCTACTTCAGGAACACTAACTGCGATGATCCAGAGCTCAAGCGGAAGCTTACTCGACTCT GTAAAACGACCACTGTGAAGACAAGATATGTGGTCATGTCAGATGAGATCCTAGAAAACTATCCTGAGCTAGCTCTCGAAGGCGTTCCTACCATTACCCAACGCTTGGATATTTGCAACAAAGCTGTCACTCAAATGGCCATTGAAGCTTCTCAAGATTGCATCAAGAAATGGGGCAGACCTGTATCAGACATAACCCACTTGGTTTATGTTTCCTCAAGCGAAGCTCGGCTGCCAGGGGGAGACATTTACCTAGCAAAAGGGATCGGGCTAAAGCCTGAAACTAATCGGGTTATGCTCTACTTTGCAGGCTGCTCGGGAGGCGTTGCTGGTTTACGAGTAGCCAAGGACATAGCAGAGAACAATCCAGGGAGCAGAGTTTTGCTGGCTACTTCTGAAACAACCATTATAGGATTTAAACCACCAAATGTAAATCGGCCTTATGATCTAGTTGGAGTTGCACTATTCGGAGACGGAGCTGGAGCTATGATGATTGGCGCGGACGCCATCCCCTGGGTTGAAAGGCCTCTCTTTGAGTTGCATACTGCAATCCAGCATTTCTTACCGGACACTGAAAAGATAATAGATGGACGTCTCACAGAAGAGGGGATAAGTTTTACGCTCGCGAGAGAGCTTCCCCAGATAATCGAGGATAATATTGGGGATTTCTGCAACAAGTTGATGAAAGTTGCAGGAAATGGTGAAAGAGACTATAACAATATGTTTTGGGCAGTCCATCCCGGGGGACCTGCCATTTTGAATCGGCTGGAGAAGAAGCTCGACTTGTCGCCAGACAAACTGAACGCCAGCAGGCGTGCACTCGAAGACTATGGGAACGCCAGCAGCAACACCATTGTGTATGTGATGGAGTACATGATGGAAGAGAACTTGAAAGTAAAGAAAGAAGGTGAAGCTGATACAGAGTGGGGGCTGATTCTAGCTTTTGGGCCGGGGGTCACATTTGAGGGCATCCTGACAAGGAACCTCAGCGTCTGA